DNA from Lagenorhynchus albirostris chromosome 15, mLagAlb1.1, whole genome shotgun sequence:
CATGGGATACTCCCTTTAAAGCTCTTAGGTCAGAACCTGGCTGAGTATTTCTTGGCTGCTTTATAAAAATCGACCTCTTGGTGAATACCCTCTGTGAGCCAGGTATTGCGGGAGGCCCTGGGAGGACAAAGTCTTCTGACAACTGGTCTTGATTTACAGGATTGCTTGGTTTAGGATTTGTGGATTTGACTGATTGGGGACATGCAATTTTTAGggagcaattccatttctagaaagTTATCTGAAACATGCACAAAGATTTAGCTCTAGATAGGTTCACAGTAGCGACTTAtaaagtgaaaaactggaaatagccTAATGTCCACCTCTAGGATATTGGTTAGGTAGGTGATGAGACAAATAGAATCTTAACGCAGTCATTCAAGAGGACGCAGAGGGATATTTGTTGATATGGAAAGATgtttattattaagtgaaagtaatatacaaaacaatatttgtgtataaaaatatatatacacatgtatatagtTTAAAACCTGAATGCTAATACACCAATAGTGGGTAGATATCTCTGAGTGATTTTTACAATTCTTTTCTTATTCTAGATttccttttctaaattttctacaatgaacgtGCATTCCTTTTGTGAAAAATATAGTAATATAtcttattaacttttaaattattttgttattaaaatataataaataaaaatagtaataaaagaaagGGCAATTTTACTAGCTGTTCCTGTCCCTCTTTACAGCCTTATCTCTCGACTCGATTCTTGATAACTCCCAATAAACATAGGCTCACCATTGCTACAATCCATTTCAGTATTTGCAGGTTATTTGTTAGCCTCAGAGAACCGTACTAGGCAAGGCGATATAAAGATGAATACTCACATTCTCCAGATGATTTGCGTGCACGCCAAATTTTGAGGTGCCTGGAAACAGGGAGTTCTGTACCtccctccatttattttttctcttttaattcatttcatcCATTCCTAGCTTGCGGGTCGGTTATTTACTTTACGTACGCCTGCGCActcctggggtgggagtggggctgcTCTGTCCGGCGGCCCCGCCTCCCAACGCCGACCACTGGCCGGCTCCGCCAGCGCGCCCTGATTGGTGGCTGCGGACCGGGTCTCGCCGCTCATCAAGGTTGGCGGGAAAGAGGAGGCGGGGCAGAATGGCGGCGGCGCCCACTGCCTCCTCGCCCGGCGGGTGCCCCACGGCTGTGAGGCTGCCGCGGTCGCCACCGCTCAAGGTTCTGGCGGAGCAGCTGCGGCGCGACGCGGAGGGCTGCTCGGGCGCGTGGCGGCTGTCGCGGGAGGCGGCGGGCCGCGGGCCGCTGGAGCTGACGGCCGTATGGATGCAGGGCACGGTGctggcggcgggcggcggcgagGCGCGGCTGCGGGACCCGAGCGGGGCCTTCTCGGTTTGCGGCCTGGAGCGGGTGCCGCGCGGGCGGCCCTGCCTCGTCCCAGGTAACAGCCGGAGTCGACACCGCGGCTGACCCTGGGTTTGTACCGCCCTCGGGCGGGGCCTGGCCGTCCCACCTCCCGGTGTTTGCGGTGCTGGTCCCCCGCCTCGAtacccttttcttccctcccctccccagccaagCGCCACCCAAGCAGTTCTGATGATAAGCATCACCTGCAGCCCATTCAAAAAATAGTTTCCGAGGACTCCACCAGCCCTCCCGGCTGGAGTCTCCGGGGGAGGGACCCCCAGCATGTGTATTTGTTAACAGAGTCCCTTCCCCacgggtgattttttttctccctatcaAGTTTTGGAAAATATCATAGTGGGGAACTTGGTTCATCCCTAACGACTCTACTCAAATGTACCTTCCTTTGGGAAGCTCTCCCCAGTTCCCAGGAATGAGGAGCCCTGCTGTACCCCTCCTTCGTGGGACTGTCTTAGGCTGTAGTTCACTACTGTTTCCTTTTAAACCAGTGGTGCGCAAATTTGAGCCTGCATCCGACTCACCCTGAGGGCTTGTTAAAACTGACGGCTGGGCACCACCCTCAGAGTTTGAGTCTGTTGGTCTGGGCGgggctgagaatttgcatttctaaccagcttcCAGGTGCTGCTGGTGCCGGTGGCCtgggggccacactttgagaacccctGGGCCAGACTATGGCAGGGCGGGCTCTGTGTCTTTCTGACAACTATTCTCAGTATTAGGTTGAACTTTTTCTGGCCCTGGCCCTTTCTGGCTGAGCTCCCAGGAGCACttttcttaacctttctggaCCTCTTACCAAAGGGACCAATAATTCCTGCCTGTTGTGTGgattcaatacatttaaaaactgtcCTCAACACAGCTCCTAGGCCATAGTGACCAATGTTTTTTTACTAGGCAGTGCTCCTGCACGCTTGTCACCCCACCCTGGCGCCATCCTTCAGCCTCCCTCTCTGTCTGCCCTCCATTGCAACGTTAGTCTAGCACAAGATCGGCAAACTACAGGCTGCCCCCTGTTTTTGCACGGCCCATGagctaaaaatgttttcaaatggttaaaaaaaaacagaagaagattTCATGACATGGGAAAAGTATcaatatatgaaattcaaatatcCGTGtccataagtaaagttttattggggcACCGTCATTTAGGTATTGTCTAGGGCTGTTTTCCCATTACAGCTACAGAtctgaatagttgcaacagagacgcGATGGCctcaaagcctgaaatatttagtatctggccctttacagaaaaagtttgccaccCTTGGCGTAGCATGTAGCACGAGGTGTTTGGTATGCTGGTCCCCAGGCAATGCTCTTTGAAGGCAAGCTGGGGCTGTCTCCCATGTCTGGCCCCAGCCCTGGCATAAGGTTGGCACCAGTAGGTACCTGAGTGGGCATTGCACGTTGGTGAACCCATCTGACTTACCTACTGGCCTGTGTGCCTGGGCCGTACCATTTCCTC
Protein-coding regions in this window:
- the RMI2 gene encoding recQ-mediated genome instability protein 2, with amino-acid sequence MAAAPTASSPGGCPTAVRLPRSPPLKVLAEQLRRDAEGCSGAWRLSREAAGRGPLELTAVWMQGTVLAAGGGEARLRDPSGAFSVCGLERVPRGRPCLVPGKYVMVMGVVQACKPEPCLQAVKMTDLSDNPLHESMWELEVEDLHRNIP